The Pseudanabaena sp. PCC 6802 genomic interval TCCTGATTCCCAAGACTGAATAGAAGCAAAAGATACACCTAGTTCCTTTGCAAATTTCCGTTGGCTTACATGGCCGCGCAAGTCCTTTATCAAACCCGAAAGTCTTTCCTTACTGTTCATTATTTCCCTAGCCGAATAGTCTATTTGTCAACTGCCCGACAAATATACTTTACCCGAAATTGACATGTAGCCTAATAGGATAGTAGACTGACTAGGGTAATCATCAAATTGAAAGGATAGGCAGTCAAATGACTACTAAAGTCAAGTTAACTATCTCGTTAGATGAGGAGCTTGATAAAAAGCTCCGAATTAACGCTGTAATGCACCGCAAAAATATTAGTGATGTTGTGGTTGCAGCCCTTTCTGTATATCTAGCTTGCCCAGACAAAGGCCGTAACTCCAAAACAAATGGGGGTGCAGCATGACACTAATTCCGACTACCGAGCGACTACCTGGCTACGAGCTGCGGCTCCCCTTCTACCTGGAAGCATTTACCGATATTTACCGCGCAGCCACTGAGATGATGGAGAACCCAGACAAGGCTCTCACAGCAACAGAGTGGGTGCGTATAGAACGCCGTCGGCAAACAGCCATCTACGAAATTGCCACCCTGCTGGAGATTCCAGATCTACCACCGCCAGGTGCGCAGTTATCGCCCGAGCAATGGCAGCAATGCCTTGATTTCATTAATGCTCAGGAGGGAGCCTAGATGCCTTCCAGCTACCAGGAAGTTCTATTTGAGTGGATTAAGGTTTACCACGATACCACTGCTACGCTGGAAAACCCGCCAGAAATGCTCTCTGCAACAGATTGGAAACTGGTAGAAAGCACTCGCGAATTTGCTCTCTACCAGATTGCGACATTGCTGCGAATCCCCGAGCTAACACCGCTAGGGAAGATTCTAACGCCATTACAACGGCAGCAATGCCTTGATTTTATTCGCGATCGCCAGGCAGAGCAATCAGTATGTCCATGCGGCAGGATGACAGCCCTAGATTGCTGTGGTGAATGCGGTCTGGAGTCGTTGCCATGCCCATGAACCGCGCACTCTATCCCGAGGATTGGGAAGCGATCGCCCTTGCGATCAAGAACAAGGCTAAATGGGAATGCCAAGCTTGCGGCAAAAAGTGCATTCAACCGCACCAGGTAGCGGCGGCTTACAAAGCCAATGTCAGAGCATGGGCAACCTATACCCTGACCGTGCATCACCTCGATCACAACCCAGGCAATAACGCGCCTGACAACCTGATCGCGCTTTGCGCTCCGTGCCATCGCCGCGCCCACGCTAGGGATAAGCGGTATGGCAAGCCTAACCCCGATCAGCTTGCATTGATTTGAGTACACATGATCGCTCTTCGCATCGAGGGGCGATCGCCTTCATTTTTCATGAGAACGCATGGCTAAACAACACGATACAAGCCCAGAAACCTTACTAAGGTACATAAAAATCTTAGAGAATCAGCTTTTCACTGTAAGAGGAGAGGTAATTCATATACTTGAAAAACTGAACCGCGATGCCGAGCATCACCGTTTTTTAACTGCGATTACACGATTAGAGCAGGTGAAACGGACAATCAACCTATAACCACACAGCGATCGCACCTGACATAACCAGGGCGATCGCTCTTTATTTTGGAGAAAACTATGATTGGCAAGTTTTGGGACGGTAAATATTTGCCGCTTCATTCGGAGGTGGGCGAAATCAAGAATGAATCTGGTGCCTGGCAATTCATCCTTAGCGCTGGAATGGTGCCAATGGTGGTTAGCCACCAGACAAAGAAGGTTTGGGTTCTAAGCTGGGAAACAATTCACCAGCTAGCGCTTGATGCCGGAATTGACGAGTAAACACCAGCGATCGCACCTGACATAACCAGGGCGATCGCTTTCATTTTTACAGGAGAAACTATGCATGACAGAAGAGTTCGCAATTGTACATTACACAGAGGAATTCAAGATTTTGCATTACTTATCAGGTCTCAGACAAAATCAGGGAGTAAGGGTAGTGAATATAGTTTATGGTGTGGGACTTCCTGCTAACCCTAACTCCGCAAGCCAAGTCAGAAGATGTTTGGAGAGCCTAAAAACACAAGAGTTAGTGGACGATTATAAAACCCGTTCTAATTCCAACAGAAAACTTTGGAAAATCACCGATAAAGGGCGTTCCGATCTTGCAAGGGCGAAGGAAGCTATCGAGGCAGTTATTCAAGCTGCTAAAGAAAAACTCAGACAAATACCCGACGATTCTGAGGTGTAGACATGCCAGAAGGAATCAGAGAAGACCACTTTCAAGAGTGGACTAAAGGCAGTGGTGTAAGCGAGAGAATTACCAGTCTCAATGTCGAATCCCTCACCGACCCCCAGGAAATCGACAAACGACTTAACCGAAACAGCCGTCGGCGCACTAAACATAGCGATTGGGGCACAGGTGGATGGTATGTCAGTGGAGTAGATCCCAGTACCGGAGAACGGCACGGTATTGGCGCGCAATTCAAACCCGACCGACCGCGCTTAAAGGGCGACAAGCCCATTAAATACGAGAGCGTCAGCGATTCCGAATCCGTTCCCCTGTTTCTCGATACGGGCGATCGCTACTACTGGCCGAATATTCTCAAAGGCAACGATGCGATCGTCATCACCGAAGGAGCTAAAAAGGCTGGTGCGGGGCTTACCGCTGGTGTCCCCACCATCAGCGTGCCAGGTGTGAGCAACGGGCAGAAACAGGGGCGGCTCAAAGAGTACCTGCACGCGTTCTGCAAACTGGGGCGGCGCGTCTATCTCTGTTTCGATTCAGACATACTGGTCAAATTCCAGGTGCGTAGAGCGCTCGACACCCTAGGGCGGCTAATTGCCGAGTGCGGATCGACGGTCTCTGTTATCAATCTGCCAGCCGAAACCAAGGGCATGGACGACTACATCGTCGCCAGGGGCGGCATCGCCTTTAAAGCCCTGCTATCAAAAGCTCAAACCTTTGAGGAATGGCGCAACGACCCCACCGAGATCCAAAGGCTCAATGCCAAAGAGGAAAAATGCTTTACCCAACTCGTATTTGAGGAGCTTTACACCGCAACCCCCTGGGTGTGCATCGCCGAAACACTCCATCGCTGGACTGGCACGCACTACGAACCATCTCCCGATGCGATCGAGCGCCGCCGGATCTGGGATTACTGCAATAAGCACGGCACGGTCACCGATGACGGCTACAGCGAGGTCAAAGTGTCTTACAAATATGCCAATCCCGCCATAGTCTCTCGCTGTCTGGAATGGGCAAAGCAAGGCACGTCGATCGACC includes:
- a CDS encoding HNH endonuclease signature motif containing protein, which encodes MPMNRALYPEDWEAIALAIKNKAKWECQACGKKCIQPHQVAAAYKANVRAWATYTLTVHHLDHNPGNNAPDNLIALCAPCHRRAHARDKRYGKPNPDQLALI
- a CDS encoding helix-turn-helix transcriptional regulator, yielding MTEEFAIVHYTEEFKILHYLSGLRQNQGVRVVNIVYGVGLPANPNSASQVRRCLESLKTQELVDDYKTRSNSNRKLWKITDKGRSDLARAKEAIEAVIQAAKEKLRQIPDDSEV